caaactttattataacatacaaatttaaatttcgtGTTTGCTATATGTAAAAGTTGCCTACAATATATTCTTGACTTTTGAATGATAATGCAGAGAGTGGTCAACTCAACCCGATAGTAATACACGATTCAGAAGTTCCTTACAACTTTTTGGTTGGCTGTTACTTGAGTATTATTTTGCAGATGGAATGCTTGAATTTTATTTCTAGATGCAAAATTTGAATAGATAAtattattaacatttttttttactgtgtataataatatagaatTACTAATAAGTTTACTTTAAAAACCTTGGCTGTTGCAAGTATTACTGTATTAGATATAAAAgcaattacaaaaataattgaaagacaTCCATTTTCCTATTTAGTCACAAGTTATGCCTcataatatttttacaaaaatgttgcataaaaaggaaaaaagaagtgcagaaaggcaaaaaaaaaaaatagaaacaaaaagaCAGACAAGCTAGAAATCAGAGGGGTTGGTGTCCAATACAGTACAGATCGAGTAAGAGTTCAATAGCAAGACGAGTAAAAGAAACAAATAGGACTATTAATAATAAGTAATGACAATGATGGAAAAGAGTAACATATAACAATTGAATCGAACCACACCATACCTATGGTTGTTGCATCAATTGAGTCTTTAGTCGTTACATATATAATGGATTTAATCATGCAATACAATATACTTTTAACACTAGATAATATTGTTTTTAAGCTAATACTACAACACAATACAGGGGGTAACAAAAAATGATTATCCGAAAAGCTGTAGATAGCGTCCAAGTGTGTACAAACTAAGAAACTGTATATAATGTCATCGATCcatcaaacaattttttatacAAGCATATGTCATATATTAACTACATGTAACACACACCAGAAAATGTGAAATGATCACTTGTTTTGCCGTAgaacatatttttcaagaaaacattttctgaaAAAAGTTTTTCATCGTAGGAAACGCACCCTGCTTTTCTTCAGGGAATGGGATGGAAGCACAGCAATGGAAATAACCATTGTCATCGTAGACAAACCTTTGTGAAAGATGAGCTTCACGGATATAACACTCTCCCCACTCTTCTTTGCCATATTGAGCAAAAATTGTTCGTGCATCAAAAGGCTCAGTTTTTCCTGATGTTTTACTGATACAGTTTACGAAATAGTAAGTCAGTACAACCTTGACAGCAAAGATAGTTATGCAATTGGTAGAATCATAATAGACTTTAAGCCAAGAATAAACTAGACAcaatgaaagaataaaaaacattACCTTTTTCTATTTCCCGCATTCATTATTGTGGCATGCAACTGTATTAGAAGATGGCAAAAATAgaagataaatttattaatttccaCCAGGAGATTTTCATGgtaagaggaaaaaaaagaagccaCCAGAGACGATAAAATATATTGACAGAATAAAGTTcaagtatttaatgtttgattattgatacaagaacaaaaacaaatgaCACCACAGCAAGCAAAATGCAATTGAAGAAATAAGTCGATGCATATAGTTGGAATGCAGGAGGCAAGAATCAAAAAAGCCAAATTCCAAaggtataaaaataaaatggttgCAGCCATATTGATTCTTGGTAGTGGGTAAATCTACTTCCCTTTTCAAAAAAGGCTTGAACCATTTCTGGCTGTAGTTTTTTTATAGCCAAGAAATCCCCGAGGGAACTCGATGGATTACAGGCCCTCCTgtctacccttctccacttaaataccagGCTTTTGTACCATAGACCAAAGCCCAGGCCCCAGGGTACATTCAAGACCCTTGATTGTGATGAATAAATTGCATTTTACAGGTAAAGGAAAAGCAAGGACTCAACAGCACTAGACTGAATGGTCAAGGAGAGAGCCTTAATGGACAAACAATAAAGAAATTgccaacaaaattaaaaaaaattgccaACAAAATTAAccagaataaaaaattaacacatTGAGAGCTATACCAGTAACCCACGGTTTGCATCCTTTTCAAGAACAAGACCAGCTTCAACGAACGCATCAATTATCACCCCTAGAAAAGCTAAGGTATACAGGTACCAAATTCCTTTAAAATAGCAGAGAAATTAAAATAGTGGCTAGAGTGAGGGAAGAAGATGCCAGAAATTATGGATACGACAGGCACGTTTAAGTCTGGGTATACCACCAATTACTTCCAGAGGAGCATGTACAACATAAGCTTTTTCTCGAGTACCTCTATCTTTCATGCATTCCTGCAGAATAAGAACAAATCCGAGTTCCAGCCAAGAAAACTAATGCCTTTGTCAAATCTCATAATAAGCAACAGAATCGAAACATCTACATGATAGCAGTCTCTCTCCATAATACACACAGGGACCGATCAATTGAATAAGCATTCATAAAAAGAGATTGGAGTAAcatgaaaaggaaaatgaaatcaCTATTTAGATTCTCTTTGCAGTCACTAAATCATTATGTTCAATTGCTTTGCGTAATTCCAAGTTTGTCAACATTGCTACCAACGTCATGGTTGGAGGCTCTAATACACATTTACCCTTTGTCTGTTTCAGAGTTACAAATTTACAGAAGCCAATAATTGCATAACTTGAATAAAGAATTACCAAACCCTTCAATCTTATATACACAGGACGTTGCTCCAAAGCATCCATTACTTTTGGTGAGACCCTCTGGAAAGACAATGAAAAgcaatttatgtattatgaaaaGTTAGacaatgaaaaaatacattacAAAAGGAATAAAATGGCCATCTAAGTATAAAATTTCACCCGCAAAACGTCAGCAGCAACTTCAATTCGACTAGTATTCGAAAGCTTCAGCATTTGCACAGTCAAGTGTAATGTATTTGGCTTAATAAGAATGGATTTGTCAATTCCCAAACCTGTTGAGTCTTAAAACATTTGTCAGAAATTATGACAttatgaaggaaaaaaattgaacataagaaaaaaaaaatgcagaaataaGATTTTTCATGTGGATTAACTTTATTAGTTTGAAGAAGCGAATTCTTAAAGTTGTTGAGCTTGGTGACCATTTCATCCGGCAAGGTCAATGGAAGTGATACAAAATGAGTGTACCCAACGTTTTTGCTTTTAATTGCCTACAGGCGCACATAGAACCTTTAGGAATAAGTCAAACAAGTGGAAGAATAAATTTGTattcatgattttatgaatCAATCACAGAGAAGGTAACATCCATAGTAAAGAATCTAGTTGATTGTGATAAAATCATGCTGAGTTCAAGCAGTTATAAATCTCTCATCCATAACATCAAATTTTACACTAAAATAGTAAGAAACAATCACATAACCAAATTCAGCTGAAGAAAACTTACTTGAGAAGTCGACATAGTATGAAAGCTGCGTTGGTATGGAGGAGAGAAATTGTATTTTTGCTTCTATGTTTCTTCTCTTTGTTGGGAAACTTGGGATGAACGGGTCAACTCACGTGATGTTTACCAATTTCTTTCAGTCGGATTCACCCACCAAAAcaattcattcatattttaatggGTTGGATCAGTGACtttttatatgaataatataGGGCAATTTTCACGtatatcaaacataaaatttatatttgtatgttataatgAAGTTTGCATAATTACGCTATATAGCAAACATATTTACGCATAATTCACTATAGATATACAATTGAaactaattgtataaagcaaagtgtataaaacaagaaagaaaagagacttggcagaaaattgtataaaaacgaattgtataataataagtgtatagaacgattatatacaatttgaatttgtataaaatgagaaagatagaaaggcaaaagagattTGGGCAggaaaatatacaattaaatgaattgcataaaacgagaaagagaaaaattatatacaatttgaatttgtataaaacgagaaagagagaaagagaaaagaaactGGGCATGAGAGTATTTTTATGGGAAATTTAGCTAACTAgtcaaaagaaaataacttatttagtgataatatccatactttaataatattagtaaacatgtcaaaaatgtcactattttaaaaataaataattattctgatattattaatattttcccCTCATTATTTACaccattttttctctctctcatattacacattttctatatttatgtaattggatagatattaatgtcattttaatttttttctctcttttcttaaaCTTATCAATTTCTTACTCCTACTATCTTCCTaatcaaatccccaaatttttctcttttttcttactcttcttttcaatttctctccctaacattcttccaaatcaattcCACAGATTTTcgattcaatatattaatattttctattattctcatttaattttgttgcaagatttgatttgaagattaacattgatttgagtattatgttttttagattccttatttatttacttagtgattttagtgtttttttcaatttttcagattcaatttatttaaaacattttttagggTTTGAGACTACATAATTCTTTTTTCAATAGACGTTTTCaagagagttactagaggtaCTGGACAAAATAATGAAAGTTCATCtgatttttcatcatttaatttttttcactcaaGAATTAAACAACAATGTAGGTTTCGCTTCTAAATCTAAGGAGGATATACGACGGGGAAAAATGTCTGAATCCGTTATGTGCAAAATCCCAACAAATTCATCaccatgaagttgaagaagaccaatttgttggagaagaggtattttttttttttgcatgttctgtgtcttgcatgttttttgtttagtaatttttaagattcaaaaaaattcatgttacaATGCATTTGCAAGTGTATAtggaatttttattatgttatagttagtattttttttttatttcatatatttattgtattttgtgttctgttttttttttgttagttatgtcaatgtaacACATTATATAAGTTTGATTGTgcatatttcatagttttaatattttttgtattcatagatttggatgtgtatattgaattttgttgctgttttagtcagtatgtatttttgtatttcattgttttattgtattttgtatccatagatttggaattgtatttcatatatttaattcattttgtattctgtttttttttgtgatagttatgtcaatgtaccacatttagtatttatttttgtatttcatagttttattgttttttgtattcataaatttggaagtatatattgaattttgatactgttttagtcagtatgtatttttataattaatagttgtattcattcaaaatatGTTGCATTGTTtctgaatttgacatttttttctaatttgtatttattctaaaggtatgtcaactagttatgtattttatttaagaatgagtacaccaaatattcaattatttcttttcaattttatatttcattcactttttcatcaaattaattttttgtattttatatattattttataaaattctaaagaaaaactagaataaatagaaatacaaataaaatacatattgaaatcaatacatacaagatttttgaagaaaaaaataactatatagggaaaaaaatatatgaatacaaatatatttcttaaatgactatatagataCATTCGGCATAcctattgaaatgaatacaaactaataaaaactataatacatataaatagaatatattgtggaataaatataattttaaaaaggtaaaaattctgaagaaaaaaaaaacaaaatttaaattttattttgatgagaaaattaagtgatccttacctttttctgaaatattctctcccttgattttctcccttttgttatataaataagatatataacaaactaaaatttgatatttttactgaaagtgttgctaatgagtcttcttaaatattaaaatattgatattataattataagtgtataggacgaaaatatatgtatttgcatgtgtacatacaattttctttccctttatacaaacagaaaaataatttatacattttgcttctgtttgtataagcaaGAGAGACGAGGGTGACGAGCGAGATTAagaagagtggcgagcgagatctgggagagaggaacaaaaatatatgtatttatgcaattttttcctctcgctttatacaaataaaaacagattttatacacttgtgtttgtataaaagtgagaggaagcgagcgagagatgaagcaagagaggagagtggcgagcaagaGTTTGAGACAGAGATGTAACTGACAAACCAGTTTGCTACggaacacaattaaatcaaatgatgattataacaattaatttaatttattaatttgtcattatatacaattttcccttttcaAAAACACTGATATTGATCCATTTTCAAACACTTCCAAATTTAACCTAACCTGCTTTAACCCACCCAAGTTCCGACTAAATAGTAAGAACGGAAACGCTTGAAGCCAAATATGAAGGGATAATTGACCCGAAAACGCTTCCAGTAGTATACATTTGCTCCGTACATGAGCATATGGAGGACAATGTATCCATCTCACAtcaattgatttatgatatcattgttaatttttctatttaatcGAATTATTGATTTAAGatacttgaattttatttttgttaatctTACTTTCACATCCAACATATAGTTATacgaatttgaattatttactTTGAAGGTATTACTAAATTTtgtaagaattttgaaaaaaataatatttctttgaaTGTAATAATTATCGGAAAGGATATTTTGTGTATTTATTTTAGTGTTTGGGCTCATCACGAAAAATTCCAACAAATTAAGCTCTAACCTTATGAGTTTGATGCAGTACATGTTAGATagtaaaataatacatattatatattcattgatttagtataaaatatgaatgatcTTTTAGCATTTAATACAAGATAACCAGTAAACTGATTGTTGGAGACTtgcttttaattaatttctcaaATAAATGAGGAAAAGTCTCACTTGTGATGTGACAAGCAAATGGTAACGACATAGCTGATGCAAATTTTTAATCAAGGGTTTTAAGTAGGAATACTGCACATTAATTCAATCAAAAAATTGGGTCGGTcagcattttaaaatt
This window of the Solanum pennellii chromosome 2, SPENNV200 genome carries:
- the LOC107009301 gene encoding activating signal cointegrator 1 complex subunit 1-like; this encodes MSTSQAIKSKNVGYTHFVSLPLTLPDEMVTKLNNFKNSLLQTNKGLGIDKSILIKPNTLHLTVQMLKLSNTSRIEVAADVLRRVSPKVMDALEQRPVYIRLKGLECMKDRGTREKAYVVHAPLEVIGGIPRLKRACRVIIDAFVEAGLVLEKDANRGLLLHATIMNAGNRKSKTSGKTEPFDARTIFAQYGKEEWGECYIREAHLSQRFVYDDNGYFHCCASIPFPEEKQGAFPTMKNFFQKMFS